Genomic DNA from Thermobifida alba:
ATGAGTTCCACGACGTCCACGCCCAGCGCCACCAGGTGGTCCAGGCGGTCGACGGCGGCGTCGAAGGTGCCCTCGGCGGTGAAGGTGCCCACGTGCAGCTCGTAGATCACCGACCCGGGCAGTGCGCGTCCGGTCCAGGCGGTGTCGGTCCAGGCGAAGGCGGAGTGGTCGTAGACGCGGGTGGGTCCGTGCACCCCGTGCGGCTGCCACACCGCCCTGGGATCGGGCAGCGGGGTGTCGTCGTCGCCGAGCAGGAAGGCGTAGTCGCTGCCCGGTCCCGCCCCCGCCACGGCGGCGCGGTGCCACCCGTCCGCGCCCGCGTCCATGGGGTGGTCCGCCCCGTCCACCCGCACCCTGACCCGCTCGGCGGCGGGCGCCCACACCGCGAAGTTCCATGCTCCGGTCGTGTCCACGCGGCGTTCCTACCCGCGGCGGCCCCGGTCATGTGGGCGGGTGCGGGGGCGGGGCGGGACCGCCGGGGTCAGGCGGGACTCTCCTGCCGCACCGCGCCCACCGCGGTGTCGACGGCCGTCGGCTCGGCGCAGACGCGCTGGTCGGGCCCCACCCCCACGGACGAGCCCCCGGACTCGCCCCACAGGAAGATCTCGATGCCCCGGACCTCGGCGTGCACTCGTCGGGGTCGAAGGTGCCGGGGGCGGCCTGGGACAGGGGGAGTGCCGCGGTCTGCAGCGGGGCGATCGGGAACGGCTCCCTCGGCTTTTCCGCCCGCACGGCCCAGCCGTCGGCGTCGGCCCAGCGCACCTCCAGCTGTCCGGGCATCAGGCAGTCGTCCCCGCGGCCGGTGCGCAGCAGGGTGAGGTCGACGACCGTCACGCCCAGCGCCGTGACCCGCCGCTCCTCGATGGGTTTGAGGTCCCCCTGCCGCAGGGGCGCGGGTCGCCGCCCCAGGGCCTCCCACCTGCGCCGGGGCAAAGGCCAGCGCCGATACCGCGAGCACCGCCCCCACCAGGGCCCAGGTGCGGGCGGTGCGGCCGGACACCGTCATGGTCTCTCCCCCTTTCGAGGGGGAGAGTGCCCGAAGCTGCAGGAAAACTGCGGTCGGAAACTGTCCGGATACGGCGGTCCCCGCCGGTCAGTCCTGCCGTGTCGGTCCTTGACCGGTGTCGTGGGAGGGGCCGTGCACAAGGTCGCGTGCCTGGGCGTAGTGGCAGGCCGCGGCGTGGTCGTCGCCCTGCTCCAGCAGCGGCGGCACCTGGGTGACGCAGCGGCTCCGCTGCTGTTCGCCCAGGCCGGCGAAGGTGGGGCAGCGGGTGCGGAACCGGCAGCCCGACGGGGGGTCCAGCGGGCTGGGCACGTCGCCGGTGAGCACGATCCGCTCCCGGCTCCGCTCCCGGCGCGGGTCGGGCAGCGGGATCGCGGAGATGAGCGCCTGGGTGTAGGGGTGGGCCGCCGCGGTGAACAGCCGCTCCACCGGCGCCGTCTCCACGATCCGCCCCAGGTACATCACCGCGACCCGGTCGGCGACGTGCCGCACCACCGACAGGTCGTGGGAGACGAACAGGTAGGACAGGCCCAGCCGGTCCTGCAGCTCCTCCAGCAGGTTGACCACGCCGGCCTGGACGGACACGTCCAGGGCCGACACCGGTTCGTCCAGCACCAGCACCTCCGGTTCCAGCGCCAGGGCGCGGGCGATGCCGACGCGCTGGCGCTGCCCGCCGGAGAACTCGTGCGGGTACCGGCTGCCCTGCTCGGGGTCCAGGCCGACCAGGCGCAGCAGTTCACGGACCCGGCGCGCTCCGCCGTCGGCGAAGCGGCCGTGGATGCGCAGCGGCTCGGCGACGGCCTCGAACACCGTCATCCGCGGGTCCAGGGAGGCGAAGGGGTCCTGGAAGACGATCTGCAGCCGGCGGCGCAGCGGCCGCATCCGGGCGCGCGACAGCCCGGTCAGCTCCTGGTCCCGGTAGCGGACGCGGCCGTGGGTGGCGGGGACCAGGTTGAGCAGCAGCCGGGCGGTGGTGGACTTGCCGCAGCCGGACTCCCCCACCAGGGCCAGCGTCTGGCGGGCCCGCAGTTCCAGGGAGACGTCGCAGACCGCGTGCACCTCTCCGCTGCGGCGGCGCAGCAGCCCCTTGGACCGCACCGGGAAGTGCTTGACCAGGCCGTCCGCCACGAGCAGGGGGGTGCCCTCCGCCTCGGCGGGCACCGTCCCGGCCGGCGCGGCGGAGACGGGGGGCGGGGGCAGGAACAGCTCCTCGGCCCGGACGTCGCCGAGCCGGTCGGTGAAGTGGCAGGCCGCGGCACGGGTCCGGCCGGTCTCGACCAGCGGCGGGTCGGTGTCGTGGCACACCGGCTGCGCCAGCGGGCAGCGGGGCGCGAACGCGCACCCCGACGGCTCCCGCGTCATCGACGGCGGGGAGCCGGGGACCGGGACGAGCCGGGCGCGGCGTGCGGCGTCCATGCGGGGCTGGCTGCCCAGCAGCCCGAGCGTGTAGGGCATGCGCGGGGAGGAGAAGACCTCGTCGACGGTCCCGGTCTCCACGATCCGTCCCGCGTACATGACCGCGACCCGGTCGACGTGGCCCGCCACCACCCCCAGGTCGTGGGTGATGAGCACCAGCGCGGCCCCGGTCGCGCGGCGCGCGGCCCGCAGCGCCTCCAGCACCTGCGCCTGGACCGTCACGTCCAGGGCCGTGGTGGGCTCGTCGGCGATGATCACGTCGGGGTCGTTGGCCATGGCGATGGCGATCACCACCCGCTGGCGCATGCCGCCGGACAGTTCGTGCGGGTAGGCGTCCACCCGCTGCTCCGGCTGCGGGATGCCGACGGTCCGCAGCAGTTCCACGGCGCGTGCGCGGGCGGCGTCGCGGGACACGTCGCGGTGGGCGTGGATCGCCTCGGTGATCTGCCGGCCGACCGTGTAGACGGGGTTGAGCGAGGTCAGCGGGTCCTGGAAGACCATGCCGATGCGCGCGCCGCGCACCCTGCTGATCGCGGCGTCGCCCAGGCCGACCATCTCCTGGCCCAGCACCCGGGCGGAGCCGCGGACGCGCGCGGTGCGTGGCAGCAGCCCCATGACGGCCAGCGCGGCCACCGACTTGCCGGAGCCGGACTCGCCCACGATGCCCAGCGCCTCGCCCCGGCGCAGCCGGTAGGAGACGCCGCGCACCGCGTGGAGGGGCCCGTCGTCGGTGGGGAAGCGGACGTCCAGGTCGGTGACGTCCAGGACGACGTCGTCGTCCGCCGCGGCGGCGGACGCGGTGTTCTCGGCGTGGTTGGTCGAGGTCATCGGCGCACCATCGTCTGTCGGGGGTCGAGGGCGTCGCGCAGGCCGTCACCGATGAAGTTGATCGTCAGGCAGATCAGCACGATGAACAGTCCCGGCGGGTAGAACAGCCACGGCCGGGTGAAGGCGGCCGTGCGCGCGTTGTCGATCATCAGCCCGAGCGAGATGTCGGGCGCCTGGATGCCGAAGCCGAGGAAGGACATGCTCGCCTCCAGCAGGATCGCCGTGGCGATGAGCAGGGTCGCGGCGACGATGACGGGGCCGGCGGCGTTGGGCAGCAGGTGCCGCAGGATGATGCGGGCGTCGGAGGCCCCGGCGGCGCGGGCCGCCTCCACGAACTCCTGCTCCCGCAGCGACAGCACCACGCCCCGCACCACCCGCGCGATCGTGGTCCACGAGAACAGCGCGATGATCAGCGCGACCACCCACCAGGTAGTGCCGCCGCGCACGTTGCCGCCGATGGCGGCGACCGCGACGAGCAGCGGGACCACCATGAGCACGTCGACGGTGCGCATCATGACCGCGTCGACCCAGCCCCGGTAGTATCCGGCGACCGCGCCCCACACCGCGCCGAACGCGGTGGCCAGCACCGACACGGTGAGCGCGACCTTGATGGTCTGCTGGGTGCCGCGCATCAACTGGCCGAGCACGTCGTGTCCGGCGTTGGTGGTGCCGAAGGGGTGGTCCCAGCTGGGCGGCTGGTTGGGCAGGATCTCCCGGTGCACGGTGTGGTCCCAGGCCCACAGGAGCGGGCCGGCGAACGCGAACAGCACGGTCAGGACGAACACGGCGAGGCTGGTCATGGCCATGCGGTGGCGCACGAACCGGGCCAGCACCAGGCGGAGCTGTCCGTGTGCGGCCGTGTCGGGGGCGTCGGTCGGCGGGTCGGCCGATGGCGGGGTGGCGGCGCTGGTGGGCGCCTGCAGGTCACTCATGGCGGATCCTCGGGTCGAGCACGCCGTAGAGCAGGTCGGCGATGAGGTTGGCGAGGATGACGGCGGTCCCGCTCAGCATCAGCCAGCCCATCAGGGCGTAGGCGTCGCTGCGTTTGATCGCCTCCACGAAGAAGTCGCCCAGTCCGCGCCACTGGAAGACGGTCTCGATGAGGATGACGCCGTCGACGGTGCCGGCGACCGTGACCGCGGCGACGGTGGTCAGCGGGATCAGGGCGGTGCGCAGGGCGTGCCTGCGCAGCACCACCCGGTTGGGCAGGCCCTTGGCGCGGGCCAGGCGGACGTAGTCGCTGTTGAGCACCTCCAGCATCGAGGTGCGCTGGTAGCGGCTCCAGGCCGCGTATCCGGTGAGCATCAGGGTCAGGGTGGGCAGGACGAGGTGGCCGAGGTGGTCGGTGAAGAGTTGCCAGGCGGTGAAGCCGCGGGTGTCGGCGGAGGTCGCGCCGACGGTGTAGAAGAGCGTGTAACCGGTCTGCTGGTTGGCCCACACCCCGGCCTCCTTGACGAGCGCGCCCAGCCAGAAGGTGGGCATGGCCAGGGCGAGGAAGCCGACGAAGGTCAGGGTGTAGTCGATCGCGGAGTACTGGCGTACGGCGCTGACGACCCCGGTGAGGATCGCCAGGCCCAGCGCCAGCAGCAGGGCGGCGGCGACCAGCCGCAGCGTGGTGCCGAGCCGGTCGGCCAGGGCCTGGCCGATGTCGTAGTCGGGTCCGCGGACCGACGGCCCGAACTCGCCGCGCAGCAGGCCGATGTCGCCGTCGCCGCCGATGCCGGTCAGCCACAGCACGTAGCGCTCCGGCAGGGAGCGGTCCAGGTAGAGGCGCTCCTCCTCGGCTTCGATCACCTCGGCGGGCACGGGGGGCTGCTGCACCTTCAGGTCGGCGAGCGGGTCTCCGGACAGGTCGACCAGCAGGAAGGTGAGGAGTGAGGCCGCGAGCAGCAGGGGGATGGTGCCCAGCAGGCGGCGGACGGTGTAGACGAGCATGGGCGGTCCTCGACGGGCGGAGCGGGCCGGGGCGCGAGGGCGCTCCCGCGCCCCGGGTCCGGTGCGGTTACTGGGCGGCCAGGCCCCACTCGTGGTGCTGGTAGAGACCGCGCAGGCTGGAGGAGGGGTTGTCGCGGACGTTGACGTAGTCGTCGGTCACGAGGATGTAGACCGGCATGGCGAACAGGGGGAGGACGTAGGCGTCCTGGGCGACGATGCGGGCCGCCTCGTTGGCGTGCTCGGCCGCCTCGTCCAGCGAGGAGGCGTTGCGGGCGAGGTCGGTGAGCTTGTCGACCTTCTCGTTGCGGTAGCCGCCGAAGTTGCTGTCGCTGCTGCTGCTCCAGTACTGGTTGGGCGCGGTGGCGAAGGCCGGGGTGCTGCTCCAGCCGTACTGCATGATGTCGTAGTCCTGGCCGGCGAGGGTGGCGCCCAGGTCGTCGGTGGGCTCGATGGTGGCGGTGATGCCGATCTCGGCCAGGTAGGACTGGATCAGCTCGGTGGAGGTGTCGCGCACGGTGTTGCTGGTGGAGCGCAGCCGGAACGGGCCCACCTCCTCGCCGTCCAGCGTCAGCGTGTCGCCCTCGTAGGTGTACCCGGCGTCGAGGAGGATCTGGCGGGCGGCCTCGGTGTCACCGCTGCCCTGGCCGGTGTCGGTGATGACGTCGGTGTGGTAGGGGCTGGTGTTGGGGAAGACGTGGTTGGTGCGGCGTTCGGCCTCGGGGTAGAGCTGGGCGATGGTGCGCTGCATGATGTCGTCCACGTCGATGGCGGTGAAGATGGCCCGGCGCAGTTCGACGTCCTTGAGCCACTCGTTGTCCAGGTTGAGGTCGACGTGCTCCCAGCTGGGGCCGGCGGTGATGCTCACGTTGAGGTTGGGGCGCTGCCGGGCCTGCTCCACGGTGTCCTGGCCGAAGGCCACGGGGGAGGTGCCGTGCGCCTCGCCGTTGTCCAGGGCGCTGATCCAGGTGCCCTCGTCGGTGAGGAAGCGGATGACGACCGTGTCCAGGGTGGGCTGGACCTCGCCGTACCAGGCGGGGTTGGGCTCCTTGATGACCTGGTTCTCCAGGTCGCCCTCGACCAGCCGGTAGGGGCCGCCGGAGAAGGTGGGCATGGTGGTGTGCAGCCACTCGAAGTACTCGCCCACGCCCTCGGGGGTGGTGATGTCGAAGCCCTGTTCCTCGGCGACGTGGGCGGGGTAGAGGCCGCCGGCGATGTCGTCGGCGCTGAAGCGGTCCCGCCACTCGGGGTCGGCCGCGCCGTCGGCGAGGGTGACGGTGACGGTGGAGCCGTCGTCACTGCCCTCGACGCTGGCGATCCGGTCGTAGTTGTCGGCGCGGGGCCGGCAGCCCTTGCAGTGCCCGGCCTCCTCGGTGGTGCTGAGTTTCCAGGTGATCTCGAAGTCGGCGGCGGTGATGGGGGTGCCGTCGTCCCAGACCGCCTCGGGTCGGATGGTGAGCTGGTAGGTGAACGGGTCCTCGTTGACGACCTGCGGCTCCTCGGCGAGCAGGTCCGTGTTGGTGCTGAAGGTGGCGCCGTCGGGCTCCCAGCGCCCGGTGTTCGGCAGGATGCCGTGGAGCATCTGGAGGGTGTAGACGCTGCCGCCCTCCGGGGACAGTGTCGCCCAGGCCCCCGGCAGGGAGTCGACGATCCAGGTGATGTCGCCGCCGTCGGCCCGCTCCCCGCTGTTGCAGGTGTTGGGGTGCTCCGCGCAGTCGGCGAGGCCGTCGGCTCCGCCTCCGCCGCCCTCCTGCGGGGCGCAGGCGGTGAGAACGAGAAACGCCGCGGTCAGCGACGCGGCGAACACGGTGGATCTGTTGGTGTGGCGCACGGCCCTCTCCCCTTGGCTGTCCGTATCTGTGGTCACGAATCCCGCAAAACCGAACAATCTGGGAGTAATGAGACCATTACTCTAGACAATCGTGTAGTTTTCTCCACACTTTGTGATCCAGCCGCAATCTCCACGCCGCCGTCCCGTCACCACCGGACCATTGTGGTGGACGGCCACACGGCCCGGGAAGCCGAACAGTGATATGTGACTTTTCCCCGGCAGCCCCGCCGGCGAACCCGGAGCGGAGAACCTCCCGAACCGGGGCGCCGACACGCCACCCCCAGCGGAAACAAAAACATCCCCAGGAACCGGATGCCAGAAATTCCCGGTTTTTTAATTTCCGACAAAATTCAAATCGTAGACAAATCTGACATATTCCACATTTCCCCCGAAGCCGGATGTTCGTTCCGGTTTCGTCACCGGTGCCGGTACACCGACACCCGGAAGGCCGCGGTCGCCTCCACCGGTTCGTCCAGCCCGGCCAGCCGGTCCCGCAGCACCTCGGGAGCCACGTGGCGGGCGCTGGGCGTCATCCCCACCAGGGTCGCCGTCTCCGCGCGGGTCAGTCGCAGCGGCACCGTGACCCGCTCCTCCTCCCCCGCCGTGAAGTGGCTCCGCAGCTGCGCGGCCAGCCGCTCCTCCTTGCGGGGGTCCACCGCGATCAGCCCCAGCGCCGAGCGCAGCTCGGCCAGGTGGTGCGCGGCCGGGGTCACCACCAGCAGCGCTCCGTCGCCGCGCAGCACCCGCGCGAACTCCGGCCCGTTGCGGGGCGCGAACACGTTGAGCAGCAGCCCCGCCGAGCCCGCGGCCAGCGGCAGCCCGCGCCAGACGTCGCAGCCCACCGCGCCCGCGCGCGGATGGGCGCGGGCGGCGCGCCGCAGCGCGTAGCGGGACACGTCCACGGCCAGGCCGTGCGCCTGCGGCACCGCGTCCAGCACCGCGGCCAGGTGGTGGCCGGTGCCCGCGCCGACGTCGACCACCAGGCCCCCGCTCCACCACCGGACGGCGTGCTCGGCCAGCGCCGCGGCCAGCGGGGCGTAGTGCCCGGCGGCGAAGAACTCGCCGCGGGCCCGCACCATCTCCCCGTCGTCCCCGGCACCGGGCGGCCGTCCCACGACCAGGTTGACGTACCCCTGCCGGGCCGCGTCGAAGGAGTGCCCCCGCGCGCAGGCCAGCGCACCGCCCGACGCCGCCAGGCCGCCCCCGCAGTGCGGGCAGGCCAGCGCCTCCACCACGGGGCCGGGGATCCGCAGCCGCTCCCTGTCGTCCATGACCGCCCAGGCTACCCGCGCGCCCGGCCCGCCCCGGCCGCGCGGCCGTTCACTCCCGGCGCTCCAGCAGCGCCACCGGGTAGCGGTCCAGCAGCGCGGCCAGGCGTGCGGCGGTGAACCCGCCGCCGTCGGTGGCGGGCACCGCGCGGCCGGTGAGCACGTCCACCCAGCCGCCGCGGCCCCACGGCAGCGGCAGGACGGTGTCGCGCCACCCCCCGCCGCGGTCCAGGCCCACCGGCAGCCGGGTCGCCACGGCCACCACCCGGCGGTCCCGTCCCCGGGCGAACGCCAGGCAGTGCCCGGCGGCCGCCCCCACCGCCCGCAGCGCGCGGTAGCCCGCCAGGTCGTGCCTGCGGCGTGCCCCCAGCGCCTGGCGCACCACGTGCAGCTTGGCCGCGCCCGTGCCGTCCACGGGCGGCCGCCACCCGCCCTCCAGCCGCTCCAGCAGGCGGCGGCGCTCCCCGTAGTCGACGAACCGGCGGTTGTCGGGGTCCACCAGCGACAGGTCCCACAGCTCGGTGCCCTGGTAGACGTCGGGCACCCCCGGTGCCAGCAGCTGCACCAGCTTCTGCCCCAGCGCGTTGGACCAGCCCGGGCCGCGCACCCGGTCGACGAACGCGGCGACCCCCCGCGCCACGTCGGGGTCGGCAAGCACCCGCTCGGCCCACTCGGCGACCTCGCGTTCGAAACCGGGGTCGGGGGCCACCCACGAGGTGCGCAGCTTCGCCTCCCTGGCCGCCTTCAGCAGGTAGCCGCCCAGCCGGTCGGCGCCGATGGGCCACGCGCCGACGAGCGTCTGCCAGGCCAGCAGGTTCAGCGCGGGCTCGCTCAGCCCGGCGCGCGCCGTCCAGTCGCGCACGGCCGCGGTGAACTCCTTGGGGAGCTCCGCGAGCACTGCCAGGCGGGCCCGCACGTCCTCGGAGCGTTTGGTGTCGTGGGTGGACAGGGTGGTCATGGTGTGCGGCCACACCGCCTCGCGGTGCTCGGCGGCGGCGTGGAACTCGGCGGGCGACACCCCGAACCGGTCGGGGGCGCCGCCCACCTCGTTGAGCGCCACGAACCGGGTGCAGCGGTACAGCGCGGTGTCCTCGGTGCCCTTGGCCACCACCATGCCGCTGGTCTGCTGGATGCGGCGGGCCAGTTCGCCCCGCGGGTCGGCGCGCGCCTCGGTGTCGACGCGCCGCAGCACCCCGGCCAGGTCGGGGCGGCGGCGCACGGCACGGTCGACGGCGCGGTCCCAGGACTCCCGCCCCTCCGGCAGGTAGCTGCGGTAGACGTCGAAGGCGACGAGCAGTTCGACGACGGCCTCGCGCGCCCGCTCCGCCTCCACCCCGCGCAGCAGGGCGGCGATCCGCCGCACCTCGGCGGCCAGCGTCGTCGTGGCGATGCGGCGGCGGCACTCCTCCTCCACCCGCGCGAAGTCGACGGGCACCCCGGCCTCCCGCGCGAACGCGGTGAGCGGCCGCTCGCCCGCCGGGTCCACGAACACCCCGCAGACCTCGCGCAGAGCGTCGTAGCCGGTGGTGCCCTCCACCGGCCAGGACGCGGGCAGCTCCTCGCCGGGCGCGAGGATCTTCTCCACCACGATCCAGCCGTCGCAGCGGTCCCGCAGCCTGCGCAGGTACTCCCCCGGGTCGCTGAGCCCGTCGGGGTGGTCCACCCGCAGGCCGTGCACGTCGCCGTCGGCGACCCAGCGCAGCACCTCGCCGTGGGTGGCCTCCAGCACCGCCGGATCCTCCACCCGCACCGCGGCCAGGGTGGCCACGTCGAAGAAGCGGCGGTAGTTGAGTTCGGCGTCCTGCCTGCGCCACGACACCAGCCGGTAGTGCTGGCGCTCCATCACCTCCAGGGGGTTGTCGCCCGCCTGGTAGGTGCCCTCGGCCAGCGGGAAGCGGTGCTCGTAGTAGGTGAGGCAGCCGTCGGCGACGGTGAGTTCGCCGAGCGCGGCCGCACCGTCGTCGCCGTCGTCGGCCAGCACCGGCACCAGGACCGGTCCCGCGGACCAGTCGATGTCGAAGCAGCGGGCGTAGCGGGAGTCGCGGCCGTGCCGCAGCACGTCCCACCACCACGGGTTGGCGACCGGGTCGGCGATGGACATGTGGTTGGGCACGATGTCCAGGACCAGGCGCAGCCCGTGGCGGTGCAGCCGGTCGCCGAGCGCGACGCGCCCCCGTTCCCCGCCCAGCGCAGGGGCGGCCCGGGTCGGGTCCACCACGTCGTAGCCGTGGGTGGATCCGGCCGCCGCGGCCAGCACCGGGGAGGCGTACACCGCGTCCACCCCGAGGCGGGCCAGGTAGTCGGCCGTCTCGGCGGCGTCGGCGAAGGCGAACCCGGGCCGCAGTTGCAGCCGGTAGGTGGCCGTGGGACTGGTGTGTGCGCTCATCGCGCTCCTCGTGCCCTTTCCGTTCCTCGGCCGCTCCCGCTCAGGCGCGGGTGCGGCGCAGCAGCAGCAGCAGCGACCGCGCGCACAGCGCGATGCGCTCCTCGGCCTTGACCACGCGCGAGCGGTCCCCGCCTCCCGGGTCCGGTGCGGGCTGCGCGGGAGCCAGCACCTGGCCGGTGGCGGTGTCGACCACCACCGTCCACTCCGCGCCGTAGGCCTGCCCGGGCACGGCCACCTCCACGTCGCGGTCGTGGGCGTTGAAGCACAACAGGAACGAGTCGTCGCTGATGCGCTGGCCGCGGGCGTCCAGGTCGGTGATGCCGTCGCCGTTGAGGAACACGACCACGCAGCGGCCGAACCGCTCTCCCCAGTCCTCCTGGGTCATCTCCCTGCCCTCGGCGGTGAACCAGGCGATGTCGCGCAGTTCGTCGCCGGAGCGGATGGGGCTGCCCGCGAAGAACCGGGTGCGGCGGAAGATGGGGTGCCCGCGGCGCAGCGCGGTGACCGCGGCGGTGAACTCCAGCAGGTCCGCGTTGGCCTCGGCCAGGTCCCAGTCGACCCAGGCGATCTCGTTGTCCTGGCAGTAGGCGTTGTTGTTGCCGTGCTGGGTGCGGCCGACCTCGTCGCCGTGCGACAGCATCGGCACGCCCTGGCTGAGCATCAGCGTGGTCAGGATGTTGCGCATCTGGCGGCGGCGCAGCGTGGTGATCGCCGCGTCGTCGGTGGGGCCCTCCACGCCGTGGTTCCAGGAGCGGTTGTCGTCGGTGCCGTCGCGGTTGTCCTCCCCGTTGGCCTCGTTGTGCTTGCGGTCGTAGGAGACCAGGTCGGCCAGGGTGAAGCCGTCGTGGCAGGTGACGAAGTTGATGGAGGCCACCGGGCGGCGCCCGTCGGCCTGGTACAGGTCGGAGGAGCCGGTGATGCGGGAGGCGAACTCGCCGAGGGTGGCGGGCTGGCCGCGCCAGAAGTCGCGGACGGTGTCGCGGTACTTGCCGTTCCACTCGGTCCACAGCGGCGGGAAGTTGCCCACCTGGTAGCCGCCCGGTCCCACGTCCCAGGGCTCGGCGATCAGCTTGACCTGGGAGATCACCGGGTCCTGCTGCACGATGTCGAAGAACGCGCTGAGCCGGTCCACGTCGTAGAACTCCCGGGCCAGGGCCGAGGCCAGGTCGAAGCGGAACCCGTCGACGTGCATGTCCAGCACCCAGTAGCGCAGCGAGTCCATGATCAGCTGCAGCGAGTGCGGGTCGCGGGCGTTCAGCGAGTTGCCGCAGCCGGTGTAGTCCACGTAGTAGGCGGGCTCCTCCTCGACCAGCCGGTAGTAGGCGAGGTTGTCGATGCCGCGCAGCGACAGGGTGGGCCCCAGGTGGTTGCCCTCGGCGGTGTGGTTGTAGACCACGTCGAGGATGACCTCGATGCCGGCCTCGTGCAGGGCCTTGACCATCGCCTTGAACTCCTGCACCTGCTCGCCGCGGGTGCCGGTGGCCGCGTACCCGCTGTGCGGGGCGAAGAACCCGATGGTGTTGTACCCCCAGTAGTTGCGCAGTCCGCGGGCCTGCAGCGCGTGGTCGTGCAGGAACTCGTGCACCGGCATCAGCTCCACGGCGGTCACGCCCAGTTTCCGCAGGTGGTCGAGGACGGCGGGGTGGGCCATGCCGGCGTAGGTGCCGCGCAGCCGTTCGGGGACCTGGGGGTGGCGTACGGTCAGTCCGCGCACGTGGGTCTCGTAGATCACCGTCTCGTGGTAGGGGACGCCGGGCCGTTTCTCGTTGCCCCAGTCGAAGAACGGGCTGACCACCACGCACTTGGGCACGTACGGCGCCGAGTCGGCGTCGTTGCGCTGCTCGGGGGCGCCGAAGGTGTAGTCGAACACCGCCTCGTTCCACTCCACGGCCCCCTCGATGGCCTTGGCGTAGGGGTCGACCAGCAGCTTGTTGGGGTTGCAGCGCAGGCCGCGCGCCGGGTCGTGGGGCCCGTGCACCCGGTAGCCGTAGCGCTGCCCGGGACCCACCGCCGGCAGGTAGCCGTGGTGGACGAAGCCCTGCACCTCGGGCAGCCGCACCCGGGTCTCCGCGCCGTCGTCGTCGAACAGGCACAGTTCGACGTACTCGGCGACCTGGGAGTAGAGGGCGAAGTTGGTTCCGGCGCCGTCGAAGGTGGCGCCCAGCGGATAGGGAGTGCCCAGCCAGGGTCGCAACGTGGGGCTCCTTGTCCGGCTCCGCCTCCCCGGCGGAGCATGGTCGGCTCAGGGACGACCCGGCCGTCGCGGCGGGCCGCGCGGCGGCCGCGCGTGACGACTCTAGACCGGCCCCGCCGCACGGCGATGCCGTGACCGGGTCACCGGCGTGTTGCCGCGGGCAGGGCCGCCGGTCACTAGGCTGGTGCCCACGTTTCCACCGGTCATTCGTGAAAGGCTGCGACCCCATGTCGTCCCGCCCCACCGTGCTGCTGCTCAACGGCCCCAACCTCAACCTGCTGGGTCGACGCGACCCCGCCCAGTACGGCACCACCACGCTCGCCGACGTCGAGAAGCGGCTGGTGGCACTGGGCGACGAGCTGGGCGTGGACGTGGTGTGCGCCCAGAGCAACCACGAGGGCGAACTGGTCGACCGCATCCACGCCGCCCGCGACCTCGACGGCGTCGTGTTCAACCCGGGCGCCTACGCCCACACCAGCATCGCGCTGCGCGACGCGATCGAGGCGGTGCCCACCCCGTGCGTGGAGGTGCACATCTCCAACATCCACGCCCGCGAACCGTTCCGGCACACCTCGGTGACCGCTCCGGTGATGAGCGGCAGCATCAGCGGCTGCGGGGTGCACGGATACGAACTCGCGCTGCGCCACGTCGTCTGGCTGATCGGCCGCAACGGCTGAGGCCCCGGCCGCCGCCTCCACCCCTCCCCGACGAAACGAGTCGTTCACCTCTGGTTAAATTCTTCGACGGCATATGACCACCGTGTATTCGTTCGGGGGATGAGACAACCGTGTCGATGGCGAGGCACCGCACCGGGACCGTGATCGCGCTGCTGAGCGCGTTGGCGCTGGCGGCCGGCTGCGGCAGCGACAACGCGGTGCGCGGCGGCCAGGCGATCCCGGTGCCCGAGAACCTGGAGTGCTTCGACGGCACCGTCTCCGGCTCCGGTTCCAGCGCCCAGGAGCTGGCGATGCAGGTGTGGATCGCCGGCTTCCAGACGGCCTGCGACGACTCGCGGATCTACTAC
This window encodes:
- a CDS encoding ABC transporter ATP-binding protein, with the protein product MTSTNHAENTASAAAADDDVVLDVTDLDVRFPTDDGPLHAVRGVSYRLRRGEALGIVGESGSGKSVAALAVMGLLPRTARVRGSARVLGQEMVGLGDAAISRVRGARIGMVFQDPLTSLNPVYTVGRQITEAIHAHRDVSRDAARARAVELLRTVGIPQPEQRVDAYPHELSGGMRQRVVIAIAMANDPDVIIADEPTTALDVTVQAQVLEALRAARRATGAALVLITHDLGVVAGHVDRVAVMYAGRIVETGTVDEVFSSPRMPYTLGLLGSQPRMDAARRARLVPVPGSPPSMTREPSGCAFAPRCPLAQPVCHDTDPPLVETGRTRAAACHFTDRLGDVRAEELFLPPPPVSAAPAGTVPAEAEGTPLLVADGLVKHFPVRSKGLLRRRSGEVHAVCDVSLELRARQTLALVGESGCGKSTTARLLLNLVPATHGRVRYRDQELTGLSRARMRPLRRRLQIVFQDPFASLDPRMTVFEAVAEPLRIHGRFADGGARRVRELLRLVGLDPEQGSRYPHEFSGGQRQRVGIARALALEPEVLVLDEPVSALDVSVQAGVVNLLEELQDRLGLSYLFVSHDLSVVRHVADRVAVMYLGRIVETAPVERLFTAAAHPYTQALISAIPLPDPRRERSRERIVLTGDVPSPLDPPSGCRFRTRCPTFAGLGEQQRSRCVTQVPPLLEQGDDHAAACHYAQARDLVHGPSHDTGQGPTRQD
- a CDS encoding ABC transporter permease, which produces MSDLQAPTSAATPPSADPPTDAPDTAAHGQLRLVLARFVRHRMAMTSLAVFVLTVLFAFAGPLLWAWDHTVHREILPNQPPSWDHPFGTTNAGHDVLGQLMRGTQQTIKVALTVSVLATAFGAVWGAVAGYYRGWVDAVMMRTVDVLMVVPLLVAVAAIGGNVRGGTTWWVVALIIALFSWTTIARVVRGVVLSLREQEFVEAARAAGASDARIILRHLLPNAAGPVIVAATLLIATAILLEASMSFLGFGIQAPDISLGLMIDNARTAAFTRPWLFYPPGLFIVLICLTINFIGDGLRDALDPRQTMVRR
- a CDS encoding ABC transporter permease, with protein sequence MLVYTVRRLLGTIPLLLAASLLTFLLVDLSGDPLADLKVQQPPVPAEVIEAEEERLYLDRSLPERYVLWLTGIGGDGDIGLLRGEFGPSVRGPDYDIGQALADRLGTTLRLVAAALLLALGLAILTGVVSAVRQYSAIDYTLTFVGFLALAMPTFWLGALVKEAGVWANQQTGYTLFYTVGATSADTRGFTAWQLFTDHLGHLVLPTLTLMLTGYAAWSRYQRTSMLEVLNSDYVRLARAKGLPNRVVLRRHALRTALIPLTTVAAVTVAGTVDGVILIETVFQWRGLGDFFVEAIKRSDAYALMGWLMLSGTAVILANLIADLLYGVLDPRIRHE
- a CDS encoding ABC transporter family substrate-binding protein, whose protein sequence is MRHTNRSTVFAASLTAAFLVLTACAPQEGGGGGADGLADCAEHPNTCNSGERADGGDITWIVDSLPGAWATLSPEGGSVYTLQMLHGILPNTGRWEPDGATFSTNTDLLAEEPQVVNEDPFTYQLTIRPEAVWDDGTPITAADFEITWKLSTTEEAGHCKGCRPRADNYDRIASVEGSDDGSTVTVTLADGAADPEWRDRFSADDIAGGLYPAHVAEEQGFDITTPEGVGEYFEWLHTTMPTFSGGPYRLVEGDLENQVIKEPNPAWYGEVQPTLDTVVIRFLTDEGTWISALDNGEAHGTSPVAFGQDTVEQARQRPNLNVSITAGPSWEHVDLNLDNEWLKDVELRRAIFTAIDVDDIMQRTIAQLYPEAERRTNHVFPNTSPYHTDVITDTGQGSGDTEAARQILLDAGYTYEGDTLTLDGEEVGPFRLRSTSNTVRDTSTELIQSYLAEIGITATIEPTDDLGATLAGQDYDIMQYGWSSTPAFATAPNQYWSSSSDSNFGGYRNEKVDKLTDLARNASSLDEAAEHANEAARIVAQDAYVLPLFAMPVYILVTDDYVNVRDNPSSSLRGLYQHHEWGLAAQ